Within the Candidatus Culexarchaeum yellowstonense genome, the region GAGCGATATCATTTGAAAGAATATTATTACTTTAAAAAGAGCGTTTGTTTAGTACTGATTCTGCTTCTGGTTTCCACTTTCTATACGCCGTTCTTGTATGTTGCTTCAAGTTCCAGTACTGTTCCCATAAGTTTCCCAGATCTAGTTAAGGTTGAACCTTCCCTTAGGAGGATGCTTAGTAGAGTTGGGTTTAGCAATTCTGATTTCGTTAATGTCATTGTGAAAGTTAAGGGTGGATCGATGGGTAAGGCTATGGATAGTTTTAGTGGGATTTCTGGGGTTAAAGTTCTAGGCTCAATGGAGATTCTACCATTCATAGCATTATCAGTTAATATTGAGGGATTAAGGAATGTAGCGGTGAACCCAATGGTTGAAGCAGTATACCCAATATATAATGTATCCACATGCATGATTCCACCCCAGAATAGGAGGATAATTGTTGGGAATGTGAGTTATACTGCTGATTTCAAGGCAAATCAAGAGTATCCATTCATCGGCACATACCCAACACATCTAAGTGAGATTTTAAATATCGTGAATGCCACGGGGCTTTATGGTATTGGTTTAAATGGTTCAGGCGTTGTTGTGGCTGTTCTGGATACAGGTATCCGCATGGATCATCCAAACCTTGCCGGTAAAGTTGTGGGCTCAGTGTCCTTTGTTCCAGAAGATCCAAATGATTATAATGGTCATGGAACATTCGTGGCTGGGATAATTGCCAGTAGCGGCATGACGGGTAGTAGGGGGTTTGCATCGGATTATGGACGTGTAACTGAGCTACAGATACTCCCTGGAAATGAAACTGGAATAGCCCCGGAGTTAAGCTACTAAATGTTAAAGTTTTGAATAGTGGTGGTTGGGGTGATAGTTGGAGCGTAATGCAAGGTATTGATTGGGCTGTGCGTCACGGTGCAGACGTTATATCAATGAGTCTTGGCGGATACCCGGTGGTCCCACCGGAGTGGGATCCATTATGCACTGCTGTGGAGTGGGCTACTAGGATGGGTGTTGTTGTGGTTGTAGCTGCTGGTAATGAGGGGCCAGGGCACTTTTCAGTAACTTCCCCAAGCTATATGCCAAGCGTGATATCTGTGGGTGCATGCTATGAAACTGATATACCAGCATTCTTTAGTGGTAGGGGTCCTGCACCATACTGGATGTGGCCTAAACCAGACGTCATGGCTCCAGGAGTTGCAGTAATATCCACGTATGCAGGTTTCGATGGTAAGTATACTACGCTATTTGGAGGGGTATCTGAGGGTGTATATTACTGTGAGGGTTGGGGTACAAGTGCCTCTGCACCAGTGGTTAGTGGTGTGGTTGCATTACTGCTTCAGGCTTTCAGGGGTGCAAGTCCAGAGGCCATTAAAGCTGCAATCATTAGTGGAGCTAAGGACATGGGGTTCGATGAAACTGAGCAGGGGGCTGGAATTGTAAATGCCTATGCTGCTTATGAATATCTAAATTCACATTTGACCAGTGAGACCGTGACTGTTCAGCCAAAGTATGAGCATAGCTTAATCCTAGAACCAGATTTAGGGCTTTTAAGTATTAAGGGTTGGTTGAGTGGTTCGAGAATTGCATTGCTTGTTAACGATTACTACAATGATCTTTGGAATCTTAACTCTTTATATGACTTGTTGCGGAGGGAGGGTGCTGATATAAGTATTTTCACTTATATTGGGCTTGATCCGAATTGGTTAAGGGGCTTCAATCTAGTTATAGCGTATAATCCAAGGTTTTTTGTCAACTTGACTGATCTAGTCCTTAACAGTGAAGTTTCACTTATGGTTATAGGAGACGATGACCTCAACTGCCTTAACAGCTATACAAATATGTTTAATGTTTGGTGGAGTCCACTTGCCGTGGGCGGTAGGTCCACTGCAATTTTGAGTCATGATGCAACAACCTAACCCATACCCTGTTTCATCAATATACTTTGGTGGTGCAATGGCTAGTCTAAGTGTTGGCAGTGGAGTTACTATATTGGCTAGGGATCCAGTCTACCCAGCTATAGCTGCTTGGAGTCAAACCCCGAATACCACATCAACCTACTCCTATGTAATGGGGAATGTCACTTTACACGGTAATACTTTTACTGTAAATATGACTTTAACAACGAATCAAACTAGCTACTATAGGGGTTCTGGGATAAGGGTTCTTGGTAGATTGATGAATGTCACTGGAAACATCCCAATATCCAATGCCACTATTCAATTTGTAGTTCAAGGTCCATCTCCTACTTCCTTCCAGCTTGTAACCAATGATGCTGGGTATTTTGAAATGGAAGATGTTGTCTACTCTGGAATGCTGTATGGCGCGTATAGGCTCATAGCATCCTATGGTGGCATAGAGGCTTCTTGTAAATTTATTGTTATTACCCGTGGTAGATTTGTGGCTGTCTCGGATAATGACCTATTCACCGATGAATTTATCGAGCGTGATGATAATGGTAAGCTTCTAGTGGATTTAGCAGTATGGCTATCTAGATTTGAGCATATTCCAAGACCAACTGTAGGCGTATTGAAGTTGACATCATTTGGACCAATATACGCGTATAGCAACTCCAGTGTAACATACATCTTTGAGGCAAGTAATGTTGGTAATGATGATTTAAATGTGACTCTTAACGGCTTTGCCAATTTTGGAGAGAAGTTGCTTGGGGAAATGCATTTTGTGAATGTTACTATTAAGCCGGGTGAAAAGGTATCATTTGAATTGAACTTTAAAGTTCCACCATGTCCTCCTGAATTCTATATGTATGACTGTTCCATATTTTTGAAGGTACTTTACACTCCATACGTCTCAGGGTCTCCGCGTATCCATCTTAATAGAGAATTTTATTGGGGTGGCATTCTTCCAGTGGTTGATAAGCCTCATAGGATGGGTTTATCAGTAGATGTTAGTTCAATGCTTCCCATGGAGATAGATTCTAAGAGTGCTCCGCTTATAGCTATGTTCCCAGGGGACTTCAAACTTGTAAACTTGGAATTCATTTCAAGCTCCTCATGGAAGGATCTGCGCTTCGAGGTTGTTGGAAACGTTTCCAATGTGGCCAGCTTAGCCATATTTGAGGAGCATCCTGCAATTCATAGACATCCATCACTATCCCTATGGTGGTTGATATACACCATTAATCCCGAGATATATGAGACTACGCCATCACTATTCAATCATGGTAGCAGGTTCAGCGTTGGTTCACAGTTTACTGTTGGCTCCGTTGAAGCTGGAGTCTTCAATTCACTCTATCTACAGGTGGAGATTCCAAAGTCCATTAACCTTGGAAATTATGTTGGCTATGTTAGGGTTCTGAATGGTAGTAGCGTATTATGTGAGGTTCCAGTGAAAATTGATGTTAGGATACCTGTGGCAAAGGTTTTGCAAGATGATGTTTTCCAGTTGGCTCTCACAGGGAGTACATCCATGGTTGAGGATTCAAATGTAATGGCATTAAATCTTGGGTTTATGTATGTTGAGAGGCTTTATAGTGGTCAGCTTGGATACCTGCCTACAGTGGACTTGTTCAATTGGTGGTCTCTGGCTTCAGAGTATGGATTCGATATTGATCCACTCCTTCAAACAATGTTTGATAGGGGGATTGATGATCCATGGGCTCTAATATTTAGCAGTGAGTATAGGGCTTTGGCATTGATTGGATGTGAGAGGTGGCTGTTTAGAACTGAGGCTTTGCAGAACCTATTTGCTCAAGGTAAGGGCATCCTATTTGCATATGGATTCCCAGAGTTTCCATTGTTCCACTCATACATTTGTGATGAGATTAAGGGTGAATGGTGGAATCCACTTATATTTGGAGGTATCGCTAGAGATTACATAAATCACACGCATCCATTGGCTTGGGGTGTGGATAACGTCACCCACGGCATGGCAACAACGTTAACTGTGGGGGCTGGTGCTGATGTGATTATGACTGCTGTGGAGTATACCACCCCGAAGCTCTATAGGGAGCATATTAGCGGCGTTACGGTGGCATCTTATGAGTATGCCCCAACTCAAGCAAAGTATGTCGCTATAGGCGATCACATGCTCTTCAGCTGGGGTATAATACCAGATTTCCATTGGTACATAATGTACACATTAACTGGGATTAACACTTTGGCTAGTGTCCCCACTGGAAATCACATACTCGCCATTAATGCACTTAAGTATGTGACCAATGACCCTCCATCAATATCCATATCGCTTGCACAATCATACTCTCCAGGCGATAATGTTGCAGTTAACGTCAACGTTGAAGACCTTTATGGCGTTGATAGTGTAAATGTTACTGTGTATAATCCATTGGGCTTGAAGGTCTTGAGTAGAGTTTATAGTGTTTCATCCAGTAAAGCTGTATTGCCACTGCAATTCAAACTTGAGGATTACGCTCCACTTGGAGATTACAGTGTTGTCGTTAGGGCTATTGATAATATGATGGATTACTCTGTTAAGACATCCACCTTCAAGGTCACTGGACTTGAATCTAAAGTTTTAAGTGGCGTAACCCTTTCCAGCGATTTCAAATCTAAAAGCGTATTCAAACCTGGTGAAACAGTGATAGTTAATGCTACATTGGCATGTAGAGCTTCTGTTAAAGCTAATGTTTACATTCAGGTTTTAACTCCAGATAACGTTCCATTGAATATTGGTGTTGTTGGTTCTGAGCTCCCTGTTGGCAGGGTCATAAACGTTGCAAATGGATTTACACTACCTCTAAACATCCCCTTGGGAAGTTACACTGTGAAGATCTATGTTTGGTACAGTATTCCTGGTAGGGCTGATTGGAGGCCATTAGCTGACGTCTATACGGCTACATTCACTGTTTCAGGTGGATAGGTGAGGAGTATTGAAGGGAAAAATAATACACCCCCTTTTTTTATACATTTCAATCCTAGTATTCATCTTTCTTTCAAGCGCTATATTGACAACTTCTACTTGGACTGCGGCGAACCCCGCTTTAACAGTTAATGTTTCAACAGATAAGGATGCATATAGACGTGGAGAGTCCGTGACTATTAGTGGATTGGTTTTGAAGGATGGATCGCCAATTTCAGGGGCATCTGTGGGCATAATAGTTAAGAATCCGTTGGGTGGAAATGTTTTTGTAGATCAGAGGAGTACTGGTGCTGATGGTAGATACTCCACATCATTTACACTTTCATCGGACGCCATGGTTGGGCAGTATACAATCAGTGTTACTGCAACTTATGGTGGTGAGAGTGCCACTTCATCAGCTGGCTTTAGGGTTAAGCTTTCAACCACGTTGACATGTTCCGTCTCCCCATCAACGGCAGTTATTGGTAGTAGTATATCAATATCAGGAGCCATAACCCCAGCAGTTTCAGGTGTAGCTGTGACATTGACATTTACGAGGCCTGATGGAAGCACGGCAACAGTCTCCGCATCTACTGGAGCTGATGGGTCCTACACGGTCACTTATACTCCCAACATGATTGGATCATGGAGTGTTGTGGCAAGCTGGACTGGTGACGACACACATTTCGGTGCCACAAGCTCAGCTACCTCCTTCACCATTACCAAGATTCCATCTTCAATAACGCTTTCACTGAACGCCACCAGCATATACCTTGGAAGAAGCATACTTGTTGAGGGTGTTTTAAGCCCCGCGGTTAGTGGAGCTATGATAACGGTCAATTATACGCGTCCTAATGGGACTGTTGTTTCAAGGCTTCTCCCAATAGATGTCACTGGAGGCTTTAGAGATGTGTTTAAGCCTGATGTTGATGGTGTTTGGAGGGTTAGGGCTGGCTGGACTGGGGATGCAACCCACTCCTCTGCCTTGAGCTCTATTTACGAGTTAACTGTCGTTAAGAAGAGGCCTTCCACAATAACATGCTCAATATCCCCTTCAACAATTCAAGCTTATGGTGATGTAACGATTTCTGGAGCAATTTCCCCAGTGAGAGCCTTCGTACAAGTGACACTTCAATATAGGGTTGGAGAATCATGGGTTGACATAGCCACCGTTAGAACTGCTGCTGATGGATCATATAGGTATGTTTGGGTTCCGGTGAATGTTGGAAGCTACTTCATTAGAGCTTACTGGCTCGGCGATTTGGAGTATGAGGGGTCTGTGA harbors:
- a CDS encoding S8 family serine peptidase, which encodes MYVASSSSTVPISFPDLVKVEPSLRRMLSRVGFSNSDFVNVIVKVKGGSMGKAMDSFSGISGVKVLGSMEILPFIALSVNIEGLRNVAVNPMVEAVYPIYNVSTCMIPPQNRRIIVGNVSYTADFKANQEYPFIGTYPTHLSEILNIVNATGLYGIGLNGSGVVVAVLDTGIRMDHPNLAGKVVGSVSFVPEDPNDYNGHGTFVAGIIASSGMTGSRGFASDYGRVTELQILPGNETGIAPELSY
- a CDS encoding S8 family serine peptidase, which translates into the protein MNSGGWGDSWSVMQGIDWAVRHGADVISMSLGGYPVVPPEWDPLCTAVEWATRMGVVVVVAAGNEGPGHFSVTSPSYMPSVISVGACYETDIPAFFSGRGPAPYWMWPKPDVMAPGVAVISTYAGFDGKYTTLFGGVSEGVYYCEGWGTSASAPVVSGVVALLLQAFRGASPEAIKAAIISGAKDMGFDETEQGAGIVNAYAAYEYLNSHLTSETVTVQPKYEHSLILEPDLGLLSIKGWLSGSRIALLVNDYYNDLWNLNSLYDLLRREGADISIFTYIGLDPNWLRGFNLVIAYNPRFFVNLTDLVLNSEVSLMVIGDDDLNCLNSYTNMFNVWWSPLAVGGRSTAILSHDATT